In Candidatus Rokuibacteriota bacterium, one genomic interval encodes:
- a CDS encoding SDR family oxidoreductase, translating into MSGRLAGKVAIVTGAGSRGPGIGNGKAAAILFAREGARVLCVDREAARAGETVALIGAEGGEASVFAADVTRAEECRGMVAAALERYGALDVLHNNVGVESRKDPMETSEEEWDRVMAVDLKSMFLATQAAVPPMIERGRGAVVCVSSVAALRGHGRTAYSAAKAGIIGFVQSTAAQLGRRGIRVNAIAPGQVWTPMVEALGPEARERRRRASPLGTEGSGGDVGWAAVYLASDEARWVTGQTLVVDGGLTVTTR; encoded by the coding sequence GTGAGCGGCAGGCTCGCCGGCAAGGTCGCGATCGTCACGGGCGCCGGCTCCCGCGGTCCCGGGATCGGCAACGGCAAGGCTGCGGCGATCCTCTTCGCCCGCGAGGGCGCGCGCGTCCTCTGCGTGGACCGGGAGGCGGCGCGCGCCGGGGAGACGGTGGCGCTCATCGGCGCCGAAGGGGGCGAGGCCTCCGTCTTCGCGGCGGACGTCACGCGCGCCGAGGAGTGCCGCGGCATGGTGGCCGCGGCGCTCGAGCGCTACGGGGCCCTCGACGTCCTCCACAACAATGTCGGCGTCGAGTCGCGGAAGGACCCCATGGAGACCTCGGAGGAGGAGTGGGATCGCGTGATGGCCGTGGACCTCAAGTCCATGTTCCTCGCCACCCAGGCCGCGGTGCCGCCCATGATCGAGCGCGGGCGCGGCGCCGTGGTCTGCGTGTCGTCGGTGGCCGCGCTCCGCGGGCATGGGCGCACGGCCTACTCCGCGGCCAAGGCCGGCATCATCGGCTTCGTCCAGAGCACGGCGGCTCAGCTCGGGCGCAGGGGCATCCGGGTCAACGCGATCGCCCCCGGCCAGGTCTGGACGCCGATGGTGGAGGCGCTCGGACCCGAGGCGCGCGAGCGGCGCCGCCGGGCGAGCCCGCTGGGCACCGAGGGCTCCGGCGGGGACGTGGGGTGGGCCGCGGTGTACCTGGCCAGTGACGAGGCGCGCTGGGTCACCGGCCAGACGCTCGTGGTGGACGGCGGGCTCACGGTGACGACGCGCTGA